One window of the Niallia circulans genome contains the following:
- a CDS encoding metal-dependent hydrolase, translating to MDTITHTLFGIGIYKSVNKEKMTRKEKYALLVTSIGASQIPDIDVISQLWDTTGQYQMWHRGITHSIFLAPIWALIFYMISRFAFKIKGFQSFYIALLAVFIHNTSDVFNAWGTGYLEPFSSVRLTFGTVPIVDLVIWFIFLLTFIGSKVYSKVNPHVLFRIGWILIALHVAIQSLQGAILFQNYKTDYQDVALSASFIPWHFTIIGKNADTVDIINDSLLTKAKFVDRLTSSDEVDLDYLFAENPAAATLYRWSPFVVVVDDDNRIGIYDPRFYRNGESFLGEYLDK from the coding sequence ATGGATACTATTACACATACTTTATTTGGTATAGGAATCTATAAAAGTGTTAATAAAGAAAAAATGACTAGAAAAGAAAAATATGCCCTGCTTGTTACATCCATAGGCGCTAGCCAAATCCCTGATATTGATGTTATCTCCCAGCTCTGGGACACTACAGGACAGTATCAGATGTGGCATAGAGGCATTACCCATTCTATTTTTCTAGCTCCTATATGGGCTTTAATCTTTTACATGATCAGCCGTTTTGCTTTTAAAATAAAAGGATTTCAATCATTCTATATTGCCCTTCTCGCCGTTTTCATCCACAATACTAGTGATGTATTCAACGCATGGGGAACAGGTTATCTCGAACCATTTTCATCTGTTCGTTTAACTTTCGGAACAGTTCCGATTGTGGATTTGGTGATATGGTTTATCTTTTTACTAACCTTTATTGGTTCCAAAGTTTATTCTAAAGTAAATCCTCATGTATTATTCCGTATTGGCTGGATTCTAATTGCACTTCATGTCGCTATCCAATCTCTTCAGGGTGCTATTTTATTCCAAAACTATAAAACGGATTATCAGGATGTCGCGCTGTCTGCCAGCTTTATCCCTTGGCATTTTACCATTATCGGAAAAAATGCTGATACGGTCGATATCATTAATGATTCCCTTCTAACAAAAGCTAAATTTGTGGACAGACTTACTTCAAGCGATGAAGTGGACCTTGATTACCTATTTGCAGAAAATCCTGCAGCTGCAACATTATACAGATGGTCGCCATTTGTAGTTGTAGTAGATGACGACAATAGAATCGGCATTTATGATCCACGCTTTTACCGAAATGGAGAATCTTTTTTAGGAGAGTATTTAGATAAATAA
- a CDS encoding LamG-like jellyroll fold domain-containing protein: MIINSNNLMKIAALTFITLFSQYFIGQEVLAKENSIDDALIASFHFDDPVNGIVGSGAKAEVQGNPVYVDAPRGKAAKLSETFWLQVKKKNGKPLLKSKDEITISYNSKPEGGNGWVFYASSDEKTQSYQQERYLGIMDKTSDVIVERYYNKGARPGNNLSAPSSTSWKHIDLVVNKNRTTIFVDGIQQDTKESTYKLKDILSETGGIIQLGKANWGNGEYFQGLIDDVKIYSRALTEEEIETSYLASVKESLAEIYNEYKDTEKGTFTVSTWNNITRALTNAEALLAQEQITIQDINRAKAQIEQAFQYAAHVRETVDYSELGIPVGDTWLDTEGNHIQAHGGGFLQQTAPDGKPIYYWVGENKIHNSANFFAVSLYSSRDLVNWQNEGNILDQFSETVPGAELGLQYSKVERPKLLYNEKTKKYVLWGHWEDGSGYSSSQIMVATADKPEGPYVFQGHWRPGGTERNWRNNNGWYTDEEYFKAGDREQIPISEQNDPQKYGYVSRDFTVFQEGDTAYLISSEGHSMRIHRLNDRFDDVDFTTYPFSSSDSKDPVFESYNFYEGVGREAPAIVHVENDGYYLVTSGQSGWLPNQSTVGYTNDITNPDGWTPLKGSDGLILEHAALGNNSTYYSQSTNIMTITKQDGTKQYVYMGDRWNSKQLGDSRYVWLPLTIDRENHTASMKYATGWKVNVEDGNISLPEGISLVSQGKTAYGSNEEDLERPIELANDGYDFNLRTSGDNTHWYRPGNAPFDYTVDLEEAYDLSRIDIAFRLYNGSEMYYQYKVYGSNNNENWVEIADESQNTWAGFKSTPLKGKFRYVRLSVSAIKRVNDNSNGNWANGLVEVQVYAKNDKENVTKAE; this comes from the coding sequence ATGATAATTAACTCAAATAATTTGATGAAGATTGCCGCTCTGACTTTCATTACACTTTTTTCTCAGTACTTTATTGGACAAGAAGTATTAGCAAAGGAGAATTCCATTGATGATGCATTGATAGCAAGCTTTCATTTTGATGATCCGGTGAATGGGATTGTTGGTTCAGGAGCAAAGGCTGAAGTTCAAGGGAATCCTGTTTATGTAGATGCCCCACGTGGAAAAGCAGCAAAGCTGAGTGAAACCTTTTGGCTTCAAGTCAAAAAGAAAAACGGTAAGCCATTATTAAAAAGTAAAGACGAAATAACTATTTCTTATAATAGCAAACCGGAAGGAGGAAATGGTTGGGTATTTTATGCTTCCAGCGATGAAAAAACACAATCTTACCAACAGGAGCGTTATTTAGGGATAATGGATAAAACCAGTGATGTTATAGTAGAACGATACTATAATAAAGGTGCTCGACCAGGGAATAATCTAAGTGCCCCATCCAGTACTTCTTGGAAACATATTGATTTAGTAGTGAACAAAAATAGAACAACTATTTTTGTAGATGGTATACAGCAGGATACGAAGGAGAGTACGTATAAACTAAAAGATATTTTATCGGAGACTGGAGGAATTATTCAATTAGGAAAAGCGAATTGGGGCAATGGAGAGTACTTTCAAGGATTAATTGATGATGTGAAAATTTATTCAAGAGCTCTAACAGAGGAAGAAATTGAAACGAGTTATCTAGCAAGTGTAAAAGAAAGCCTAGCAGAAATTTATAATGAATATAAGGATACAGAGAAGGGAACCTTTACGGTAAGCACTTGGAATAATATAACTCGAGCTTTAACAAATGCTGAAGCACTCCTTGCACAAGAGCAAATAACCATTCAAGACATAAATAGGGCTAAAGCACAAATAGAGCAAGCTTTTCAATATGCAGCGCACGTTCGAGAAACAGTTGATTATTCGGAACTTGGAATCCCTGTAGGAGATACATGGTTGGATACAGAAGGAAATCATATTCAGGCACATGGGGGAGGCTTCTTACAACAAACAGCCCCGGATGGTAAACCAATCTATTATTGGGTTGGAGAGAATAAAATACACAATAGCGCAAACTTTTTTGCAGTGAGTTTATATTCATCAAGAGATTTGGTGAATTGGCAAAATGAAGGAAATATCTTGGACCAATTTTCGGAAACAGTACCTGGTGCTGAATTAGGATTACAGTATAGCAAGGTGGAACGGCCAAAGCTCCTTTATAACGAAAAAACAAAGAAATATGTATTATGGGGACACTGGGAGGATGGAAGTGGCTATTCCTCCAGTCAAATAATGGTGGCAACAGCTGATAAACCTGAAGGCCCCTATGTATTTCAAGGACATTGGCGTCCGGGAGGAACCGAAAGAAACTGGAGAAATAATAATGGATGGTATACAGATGAAGAATATTTTAAAGCTGGAGATAGGGAGCAAATACCAATCTCTGAACAAAACGATCCACAGAAATATGGTTATGTTTCGAGAGATTTCACTGTATTTCAAGAAGGAGATACCGCATACTTGATTTCTTCTGAAGGACATTCGATGAGAATCCACCGATTAAATGACCGTTTTGATGATGTAGACTTTACAACATATCCATTTTCATCATCAGATAGCAAAGATCCAGTCTTTGAATCCTATAACTTCTATGAAGGAGTTGGCCGAGAAGCTCCTGCCATCGTTCATGTGGAGAATGACGGATATTACCTAGTGACATCCGGTCAATCTGGATGGCTGCCAAATCAGTCAACGGTAGGATATACAAACGATATAACAAATCCCGATGGATGGACACCGCTAAAAGGAAGCGATGGACTTATCTTAGAGCATGCTGCACTTGGGAACAATAGTACGTATTATAGTCAATCTACCAATATTATGACGATCACTAAGCAAGATGGAACAAAACAATATGTATATATGGGAGATCGTTGGAATTCGAAGCAACTGGGCGATTCTAGATATGTGTGGCTGCCGTTAACGATTGACAGAGAAAATCATACTGCGTCCATGAAATACGCCACTGGCTGGAAAGTGAATGTGGAAGATGGAAATATCAGCTTGCCAGAAGGAATATCATTAGTTTCACAGGGGAAAACAGCATATGGTTCAAATGAAGAAGACCTTGAAAGACCAATTGAATTAGCGAATGATGGATATGATTTTAATTTAAGGACCTCAGGAGATAATACACATTGGTATCGCCCAGGTAATGCCCCATTTGATTATACTGTCGATTTAGAAGAAGCGTATGACCTTTCTAGAATAGATATTGCATTTCGATTATATAATGGATCGGAAATGTATTATCAATACAAGGTGTATGGTTCTAATAATAATGAGAATTGGGTTGAAATAGCGGATGAGTCCCAAAATACATGGGCAGGGTTTAAATCAACCCCTTTAAAAGGCAAATTTAGGTACGTTCGTCTATCAGTATCTGCAATAAAGCGTGTGAATGATAATAGTAATGGGAACTGGGCTAATGGGTTAGTAGAAGTGCAAGTATATGCAAAAAACGATAAGGAAAATGTAACGAAAGCAGAGTAG
- a CDS encoding glycoside hydrolase family 35 protein: protein MKRFEIKDDFYLDNQPFKIISGAIHYFRVVPEYWLDRLEKLKALGCNTVETYVPWNLHEPHQGIYDFEKRLDVRKFIQLAGDLGLYVILRPAPYICAEWEFGGLPYWLIKDPSVKVRFENPKFMEKISSYFAHLFPQVVDLQITNGGPIILMQVENEYGGYANDKNYMERMADMMKSHGVNVPFVTSDGPWGDMLENGSIPETALPTINCGSKVKEHFKRLRAFHGTKKPLMVMEFWIGWFDAWGDVIHHTTDAEESAHELADILEEGSVNIYMFHGGTNFGFTSGANYYEKLAPDVTSYDYDALLTEWGDITPKYRKFQEVIAKFTTIPEVRFSTEIEKIAYGELKVRAKTSLFHNLDKLSKRFHHNYPLTMEELNQGTGYIYYQSQIGKARPIEDFRLIECMDRAQIFINENHIATQYDLEIGQKLEFELTEPKNQLGILVENMGRVNYSVKMNHQEKGIRDGVIINGAFQSEWDIYSLPMDNLNKLDFEATWQSGQPAFYQFTFNASTIGDTFIDLEGWGKGFITVNGFNIGRFWEKGPQQRLYIPDPLLKQGINEIIVFESEGKVGESITLTDLPKLSKD, encoded by the coding sequence ATGAAGAGGTTTGAAATAAAGGATGATTTTTATCTAGATAATCAGCCATTCAAAATTATATCAGGTGCCATCCATTATTTTCGGGTGGTTCCAGAGTACTGGTTAGACCGCTTGGAAAAATTAAAAGCATTGGGCTGTAATACGGTAGAAACTTATGTTCCTTGGAATTTACATGAGCCGCATCAAGGAATATACGATTTTGAAAAAAGATTGGATGTACGTAAATTTATTCAACTAGCTGGTGATTTAGGCTTGTATGTGATTCTTCGTCCAGCTCCATATATTTGTGCAGAATGGGAATTTGGGGGATTACCGTACTGGCTGATTAAAGATCCAAGTGTGAAAGTTCGTTTTGAGAATCCGAAATTTATGGAAAAAATTAGTAGTTATTTTGCGCATCTTTTTCCTCAAGTTGTAGATTTGCAAATTACAAATGGCGGCCCTATCATTTTGATGCAGGTAGAAAATGAATACGGTGGATATGCCAATGATAAAAATTATATGGAGAGAATGGCGGACATGATGAAGAGTCATGGCGTAAATGTTCCGTTCGTCACCTCTGACGGACCATGGGGAGATATGTTAGAAAATGGTTCTATCCCGGAAACGGCTTTACCAACTATTAACTGTGGGTCAAAAGTGAAGGAACATTTTAAACGACTTAGAGCATTTCATGGCACAAAAAAACCACTAATGGTGATGGAATTCTGGATTGGTTGGTTTGATGCATGGGGAGATGTCATTCATCATACGACAGATGCAGAGGAATCTGCACACGAATTAGCCGATATTTTAGAAGAAGGATCAGTGAATATTTATATGTTCCATGGGGGGACAAACTTTGGCTTTACAAGTGGTGCCAATTATTATGAGAAATTGGCGCCAGATGTGACAAGTTATGATTATGATGCATTACTTACAGAATGGGGCGATATTACACCGAAGTATCGTAAATTTCAAGAAGTAATTGCAAAATTTACCACTATACCTGAAGTGCGTTTTTCAACAGAAATAGAAAAAATTGCTTATGGTGAATTAAAGGTACGGGCTAAAACATCCTTATTCCATAACCTTGATAAATTGAGCAAGAGGTTCCATCATAACTATCCACTGACAATGGAGGAGTTGAATCAAGGGACTGGATATATTTATTATCAAAGTCAAATTGGTAAGGCACGTCCAATTGAAGATTTTCGCTTGATTGAATGTATGGATCGAGCACAAATTTTTATTAATGAGAACCATATAGCCACGCAATATGATTTAGAAATAGGACAGAAATTAGAATTTGAATTAACAGAACCAAAAAATCAATTAGGCATTCTAGTGGAAAATATGGGGAGAGTCAATTATTCCGTAAAAATGAATCATCAAGAAAAAGGAATTCGGGATGGGGTAATCATCAATGGAGCTTTTCAAAGTGAATGGGATATCTATTCTTTACCCATGGATAATCTGAATAAATTAGACTTTGAAGCAACCTGGCAATCCGGGCAGCCAGCTTTCTATCAGTTTACATTTAATGCTTCGACTATAGGAGATACATTTATTGATTTAGAAGGATGGGGGAAAGGCTTTATAACCGTCAATGGGTTCAATATAGGTCGATTCTGGGAAAAAGGACCGCAGCAGCGTCTTTATATTCCAGATCCTCTCTTAAAGCAAGGTATTAATGAAATTATTGTTTTTGAATCAGAAGGTAAGGTTGGAGAGTCGATTACATTAACAGATTTGCCCAAACTTAGCAAAGACTAA
- a CDS encoding glycoside hydrolase family 27 protein: MTFLYFAKTPPMGWNSWDCYGASVREEEVREHALFMSKHLKSYGWEYIVVDIQWAEPAAKSTRYNQFFPLNMDDYSRLIPAENRFPSSSNGQGFKALGEYIHQLGLKFGIHIMRGIPRQAVHQNTAIKGTDKRARDIALNNICPWNSDMYGVNVDLPEGQLYYDSLIELYASWGVDFIKVDDIAYSRLYDDAHKKEIAAIRKAIDKTKRPIVLSLSPGPAQLKNGTFLQDHANMWRLTDDFWDHWDALYRMFDRAAEWVSYVRPGNWPDCDMLPLGHIGIRAVDGGGGDNWTRFTKNEQYLLMTLWTIFQSPLMYGGTLPDIDDFTLSLFTNEEVLDMYRTLTYRRQAYRDDNWIVWEGRSEHNEYIALFNVGDSNLEIPSELSNRFIGANKVVRDLWGNKDTCLEKQIVNAHGAILIRK; the protein is encoded by the coding sequence ATGACATTTTTATATTTTGCTAAGACTCCACCTATGGGGTGGAACAGCTGGGATTGTTATGGTGCGTCTGTTAGAGAAGAAGAAGTGAGAGAGCATGCTTTATTTATGAGCAAGCATCTTAAATCATATGGATGGGAGTATATTGTAGTAGATATTCAATGGGCAGAGCCAGCTGCCAAATCGACTAGATATAATCAATTTTTCCCTTTGAATATGGATGACTATTCTAGATTAATTCCGGCAGAGAATCGCTTTCCTTCCTCTAGTAATGGACAAGGTTTTAAAGCTTTGGGGGAATATATTCATCAATTAGGATTGAAGTTTGGCATTCATATCATGCGGGGAATTCCTAGACAGGCTGTTCATCAAAATACGGCTATTAAAGGAACGGATAAACGAGCCAGAGATATTGCGTTGAATAATATTTGTCCTTGGAATTCGGATATGTATGGCGTAAACGTTGATTTGCCAGAAGGTCAGCTGTACTATGATTCGCTAATAGAGCTTTATGCTTCATGGGGTGTAGATTTCATTAAAGTGGATGATATCGCTTATTCAAGATTATATGATGATGCCCATAAAAAAGAAATTGCAGCAATTCGTAAAGCGATTGATAAAACCAAGCGACCGATTGTTCTTTCTTTATCTCCTGGTCCTGCACAGTTGAAAAATGGAACATTTTTGCAGGATCACGCCAATATGTGGAGATTAACGGATGATTTCTGGGATCATTGGGATGCGTTATATCGAATGTTTGATCGAGCAGCTGAGTGGGTTTCCTATGTTCGCCCGGGAAATTGGCCAGATTGCGATATGTTGCCATTGGGCCATATTGGGATTCGGGCTGTGGATGGAGGAGGGGGAGATAACTGGACAAGGTTTACAAAGAACGAACAGTATTTGTTGATGACCTTATGGACCATTTTCCAATCCCCATTAATGTATGGTGGAACATTGCCGGATATTGATGATTTTACTCTAAGCTTATTTACAAATGAAGAAGTACTAGATATGTATCGAACGCTGACATATCGTCGACAAGCTTATCGAGATGATAACTGGATCGTTTGGGAAGGACGAAGTGAACATAATGAATATATTGCCCTCTTTAATGTGGGTGACTCTAATCTTGAGATTCCTAGTGAGCTATCTAATAGATTTATTGGAGCGAATAAAGTAGTGAGAGATTTATGGGGGAATAAGGATACCTGCTTGGAAAAACAAATAGTAAATGCTCACGGGGCAATATTAATTAGAAAGTAG
- a CDS encoding carbohydrate ABC transporter permease, with product MLDRHLNLPKKIVVYLVLCFFGFILFAPFLYMVSISLASPETNIIQNFTFFPKEFYWRNFIELFSNIFGGSRPIGLWFLNTMFVVILSIIGQIFSSSLVAYGFAQMKYKHKNKYFLLLLATMMLPAQITLIPVFVIFRNLGLYNTLWPLIIPQFFASAYNVFFTRQFMTAIPGSLYEAAEMDGLNNFGIYRKIVLPLIMPALAAIAIFTFNHAWGDVMGPLIYISDSSKFTLALGAANLSASTNPTGTLNTSLVMCLSLLLSIPQILLYFFGQKYLFQLKLGVGSSGTK from the coding sequence ATGTTAGATAGACATTTAAATTTGCCGAAGAAAATAGTGGTGTACCTAGTACTTTGTTTCTTTGGTTTCATATTATTTGCCCCATTTTTATATATGGTTTCGATTTCGCTTGCGTCTCCGGAGACAAACATCATACAAAACTTCACCTTCTTTCCAAAGGAGTTTTATTGGAGAAATTTCATAGAACTATTTTCTAATATATTTGGGGGATCTCGCCCGATAGGGTTATGGTTCTTAAATACCATGTTTGTCGTTATTTTAAGTATTATCGGGCAGATATTTTCAAGTTCATTGGTAGCATACGGATTTGCTCAGATGAAATATAAGCATAAGAACAAATATTTTCTATTATTGTTAGCGACAATGATGCTTCCTGCTCAAATAACACTGATTCCAGTTTTTGTTATCTTTAGAAACTTAGGTTTATATAATACGTTGTGGCCGTTAATTATTCCACAATTTTTTGCTTCAGCATATAACGTTTTCTTTACAAGACAATTTATGACTGCCATTCCTGGTTCTCTTTATGAAGCAGCTGAGATGGACGGATTAAATAATTTTGGTATCTATCGGAAAATAGTATTGCCCCTCATCATGCCTGCGCTGGCGGCAATTGCCATCTTTACTTTTAATCATGCTTGGGGAGATGTAATGGGCCCATTAATTTATATTTCCGATTCAAGTAAATTTACCTTAGCTTTAGGTGCTGCGAATTTATCAGCATCCACAAACCCTACAGGTACACTTAATACGTCTCTTGTTATGTGTTTATCATTGCTTTTGTCAATACCACAAATTCTGTTGTATTTCTTTGGTCAGAAATATTTGTTCCAATTGAAATTGGGTGTAGGTAGCAGTGGAACGAAATAA
- a CDS encoding carbohydrate ABC transporter permease, whose amino-acid sequence MMEVKLAESTMSKISSKEHRVKMNRRWFFIFISPWLIGFLGLTVGPMIYSFIMSFTDWDMLTKMEFVGLENYINLFKDQIFLLSVKNTFIYALMSVPVSLLVSLGMAYLLSFKLKGMRFFRTLYYLPAIVPIVASSILFTNILAANGLLNKVLGYIGIDGPAWLLEKGAVLYGFVLLALWGVGGTMVLLLSAINSIGDEMYEAAMMEGASRLKMFRSITIPLISPVIFFNLITGIIGSLQTFTQVYLLTDGGPDNASSMIVPYLYKNAFSYYRMGYASAMAWVLFAIILVLSLIVLRSSKMWVFYEEEVK is encoded by the coding sequence ATGATGGAAGTGAAATTGGCAGAATCTACAATGTCCAAAATATCTAGTAAAGAGCACCGCGTTAAAATGAATAGAAGATGGTTCTTTATTTTCATCTCTCCATGGTTAATTGGGTTTCTTGGATTAACAGTAGGACCGATGATTTATTCGTTTATTATGAGCTTTACAGACTGGGATATGCTAACAAAAATGGAGTTTGTTGGACTGGAGAATTATATCAATCTATTTAAAGACCAAATATTTCTTCTAAGTGTAAAGAATACGTTCATTTATGCACTTATGAGTGTTCCGGTAAGCTTATTGGTTTCACTTGGTATGGCATATTTACTTAGCTTTAAATTAAAAGGCATGAGATTCTTTAGAACCTTATATTATCTACCTGCAATTGTTCCTATCGTTGCCAGCTCTATTTTATTTACCAATATTTTAGCTGCAAATGGATTGTTAAATAAAGTATTGGGTTACATTGGTATTGATGGTCCGGCTTGGTTACTTGAAAAAGGAGCTGTACTATATGGATTTGTCTTACTAGCACTGTGGGGTGTGGGAGGTACGATGGTTTTATTGCTTTCCGCCATTAACAGTATTGGGGACGAAATGTATGAAGCGGCAATGATGGAAGGAGCAAGCCGTTTGAAAATGTTTAGATCGATTACAATACCGCTGATTTCACCAGTTATCTTCTTCAATTTAATTACGGGGATTATTGGATCCTTACAAACATTCACCCAAGTGTATTTATTAACAGATGGTGGACCAGATAACGCCAGCTCCATGATTGTTCCTTATCTTTATAAAAATGCATTTTCCTATTATCGAATGGGATATGCTTCCGCGATGGCATGGGTCTTATTTGCGATCATTTTGGTTCTCTCCTTGATTGTCTTAAGATCATCCAAGATGTGGGTATTCTACGAAGAGGAGGTTAAATAA
- a CDS encoding ABC transporter substrate-binding protein, which produces MKKWKKLGFSVLLASTTLLSTACAGAANSDADSGDGKTTIEFMHWGGDETFEGVYQERIENFEKENPDIKVKTITVADDYDTKLQTMIAGKQAPDVAQVAENGSGFASKNAFIDLTDKIKEANIDIAATWGSAIDLYTLDNKIFGIPDRGGSSLLYYNKVLFDEAGIEYPNENWTIDDYYKAAETLTKDTNGDGEIDQWGSTAGDYQLIWGNFLRANGGAVIEDGKVVIDSAENQATIKAYDEAFKKWSVSYQIAEDKVNRFQAGLVGMNMTGFWDMNSNAKVIGDKFDYGIAPMPIGTEKTSWSTGSALTISTQSSEKEQEASWKFIEYMASEEAQQLVGKGLYDCPANLKTLNSDEFLNQKVEGHEIDLSAIPVAQERVVIDELLIGPWYSEATTEARAKIKEMLLGNLTPEETLSTLQKNLTDIVAKY; this is translated from the coding sequence ATGAAAAAATGGAAAAAACTAGGGTTTTCAGTATTGCTTGCTTCCACTACTCTCTTATCTACTGCCTGTGCAGGCGCCGCTAATTCTGATGCAGACTCAGGCGACGGCAAAACGACAATTGAATTTATGCATTGGGGCGGAGATGAAACTTTTGAAGGAGTTTACCAAGAAAGAATTGAAAATTTCGAAAAGGAAAATCCTGATATCAAAGTAAAAACGATAACCGTTGCCGATGATTATGATACAAAGCTACAGACCATGATTGCTGGTAAACAAGCACCGGATGTAGCACAAGTAGCAGAAAACGGTTCTGGTTTTGCATCCAAAAATGCATTTATAGATTTGACCGATAAAATTAAAGAAGCAAATATCGATATTGCAGCAACATGGGGAAGTGCTATTGATCTTTATACATTAGATAATAAAATTTTTGGTATACCAGATCGTGGCGGCTCTTCCCTTTTATACTACAATAAAGTTTTATTTGATGAAGCGGGAATTGAATATCCAAATGAAAATTGGACAATCGATGATTATTATAAGGCTGCAGAAACCTTGACAAAAGACACTAATGGTGATGGTGAAATTGATCAATGGGGAAGTACAGCAGGTGACTATCAATTAATTTGGGGCAACTTCCTGCGAGCAAATGGCGGAGCTGTAATCGAGGATGGCAAAGTTGTAATTGATTCAGCAGAAAACCAAGCAACCATCAAAGCGTATGATGAAGCTTTTAAAAAGTGGAGTGTCTCTTATCAAATTGCCGAAGATAAAGTTAACCGTTTTCAGGCAGGGCTTGTCGGAATGAATATGACAGGATTCTGGGATATGAATAGTAATGCAAAAGTAATTGGAGACAAATTTGATTACGGAATTGCCCCTATGCCGATTGGAACAGAAAAAACATCTTGGTCAACTGGTAGTGCATTAACTATTTCTACTCAATCTAGTGAGAAAGAACAAGAAGCATCTTGGAAGTTTATTGAATATATGGCTAGTGAGGAAGCGCAACAATTAGTAGGAAAAGGTTTGTATGACTGTCCTGCAAACTTAAAAACCTTAAATTCCGATGAGTTCTTAAATCAAAAGGTTGAAGGTCATGAGATTGATTTAAGTGCGATTCCGGTTGCCCAAGAACGTGTCGTGATTGATGAATTATTAATTGGTCCTTGGTATTCAGAAGCGACAACAGAAGCGCGTGCGAAAATTAAAGAAATGCTACTAGGGAACTTAACTCCTGAAGAGACTCTTTCTACACTGCAAAAGAATTTAACTGATATTGTTGCAAAATATTAA
- a CDS encoding ArsR/SmtB family transcription factor: MKITLSEESLPILEAIASSVRIKIIKLLSTKRMNVKELAHELGLSNPVVAKHIKILEESGVIKTEKIPGKAGLQKQSILKVDLIEIEFPKKIFQAFEFYETSIPIGQYVDYLITPTCGIASIEHLIGEYDEPKYFMDTDRFNAAILWFTTGFLEYKIINPLKNTDKLEMVDINLEISSEFPGGNNVWPSDITFSLNNVEIGTWTSPGDFVDTKGKYNPDWWSPKLNQYGTNLKIRITDYGVWINGKQLTWISFNRLALEKSVWSLRIEVKEDAENVGGCTLFGKGFGNYNQNIDFKFYYTDKEEPF; this comes from the coding sequence ATGAAAATAACCTTATCAGAAGAATCGCTGCCCATACTTGAGGCTATCGCTAGCTCTGTTCGCATTAAAATTATTAAACTACTTTCTACCAAACGTATGAATGTTAAGGAATTAGCACACGAGCTTGGTTTGAGTAATCCAGTTGTTGCAAAACATATTAAAATCTTAGAGGAATCCGGTGTGATAAAAACCGAAAAAATCCCTGGGAAGGCTGGTCTACAAAAGCAGTCGATATTAAAAGTCGATTTAATAGAAATTGAATTTCCAAAGAAAATATTTCAAGCTTTCGAATTTTACGAAACCTCTATTCCTATTGGACAATATGTCGATTACCTTATTACCCCTACTTGCGGAATCGCCAGTATAGAACATCTTATCGGGGAGTATGACGAACCTAAATACTTTATGGATACTGATCGATTTAATGCAGCAATATTATGGTTTACAACAGGCTTTCTCGAATATAAAATCATTAATCCTTTAAAGAATACAGATAAATTAGAAATGGTTGATATAAACTTAGAAATCTCCTCTGAATTTCCTGGGGGAAATAATGTCTGGCCATCTGATATAACATTTTCCTTGAATAATGTGGAAATTGGTACGTGGACTAGCCCTGGTGATTTCGTTGACACGAAAGGAAAGTACAATCCAGACTGGTGGTCACCAAAACTTAATCAGTATGGTACGAATTTAAAAATTAGAATTACTGATTATGGAGTTTGGATAAACGGAAAACAGCTTACATGGATTTCTTTTAATCGCCTTGCTCTTGAAAAAAGCGTATGGAGTCTTCGGATAGAAGTCAAAGAAGATGCCGAAAACGTCGGTGGATGCACACTATTCGGTAAAGGCTTCGGAAATTATAATCAGAACATTGATTTTAAGTTTTACTATACAGATAAAGAAGAGCCCTTTTAA